ACGCCAGCCATCGCCGTTTGGAAACGCCACGAGCGCTGACGAAGTGGTGAAAAACCACCTCGGAAGCGCGATTCATGTCCGAGAGCCACGCTGAAGCCAGGACAAAAATTATGCGTTCTCGGACCGTATTCGGTGTTCCGATGGATTCGACGCTTGAGTCGTATGATTTTTGGGTGTTCGATCTCGACGGGACCCTCGTCGATGTCGAACCGAGCTACACGAGAGAGGTAATAATGGCCGTTGGAGACCGACTCGGCCACGAGTTTTCCGAGTGGGAGACGACGGCGCTCTGGTATGGGTTCGGAGATCACCGCAACACACTCCTTGCAGAGAAAGGGATCGACCCAGCCCGCTTCTGGTCGGTGTTCCACGACGTCGAGGACGCCGAGGCTCGCGCGGCGGCTACGTTTCTGTACGACGACGCCGAACGACTCCTCTCGACGCTCGACTGTCCGATCGGAGTGGTGACACACTGTCAGCGGTATCTCACCGATCCGGTGCTCGATCAGCTCCACATCCGGGACTGGTTCGACGCCGTGTTCTGTTGTACCGACGATACCGGTTGGAAACCGGACCCGACGCCGGTGTACGAGACGCTCGCAAGGATGGGCATCCGCAACGACGGTGACATCGCTCGGGGGGTACTCGCTGGTGACAGCCCACAAGACATCGGAGCAGCGTGGAACGTCGGTCTCGACGGTATTCACGTCGAACGACACGGTCACGACAGACGCGGTATCTGTGTCCTCGGTGACCAACGGGTGGCACAGCTAGACGAGATCATCACACCCTCCCGTAGTCCCGCGACGGATTGATGGTGTCGTCCGTTCCCGGTCGCGGGGATAGCAGGGACTACAATCGGTCGTAACCCGGACGACCGGTGAAGCTATCTACGTCAGTGACAGCCGATGCAGGCGTCGAATCCGCGTCGATACCCACACCGGCCGCCGACAGAGCGGTATCGAGCGCGATCACGCCGTCTTTGTCCGTTCGATCCGGGTTTGCCAGCACGAACACGCGTTCGGTACCCACCGGAACGAACTCGACATCGAGTCGGTTGGCGGTCGACCGAAGCCCGAGTCCGGCGTCGGCCGTCCCATCAAGCACCGACCGTATCGGACTTTCGTGGGCACGAACCGCGAACTCGAATCCATCGATCGAGTCGATGCACGCTTGGGGTGATTCCGACCGCTCGGCTGCCAGCCTGTCGATCGCGTCGGTAAGTGTCGCTCGCAGTCCCGAATCAGTGGTTCGGTTGACAAAACGGAGATCTAAATCGACGAGATCAGCTAGTCCGGTCACGTCTTCGGGATTGTCTGCTGGAACGATCAGTCCCCATTCGCGCGTCCAACCTCCCAGTACCGTCGTTTCGAACCCGAGCGCGGTGGTGAGGCTGTCTTCGAGTTCGGCTGCGGTGTCGGTCGTGAGGGTCGTCGAAACGGTTCCAGAAGTGACGAGTGCGACGTCGACGACCCCGTTTCGTAGCCGTCTGCAACCCGCTCGGCTTCCCATTCCGAGATAGCGTGGACGATCGACACGGTCGAGCAGTTCCGAAAACGCAGGATCGTCCTCACCGACACCGAACACCGACGGCGGACGAACGGCGGGAGAGAACAGCGACACTTCGACGCGCTCTCCCGTGGCGATCTCGTGGGTGTCTGGATGCATCTTCACGACACCATCGGCTTCTACGAGACTCGTCGTCGCCCCACTTCCTTTATCGACGGGATACACCAGTGTCTCGCCGTCGATATCGATCGAGCAAGTGGTGTCGCTGCTTGCAGTGGTATCGACAGCGAGCGTTTCATTCGAGCCGCTTTCGACCAGCCCGACGGGAAGCAAACGCAACCGACCCTCACGGTACCGTTCTCGCTGTGCCATTCGGCCGGTAACTGTCGTGGTTCGAGGAGTCGGCTGGGCGGCTGCACGCCGGATCGCTGGCGCGAGAAACGTGTTGAAGATCGTGAGCGCCGAGACGGGATAGCCGGGCAGCCCGACGTAGGCGGCGTCTTCGAGTTCACCGACCAGCATCGGCTTTCCGGGTTTGACCGCCACGCCGTGAACGAGAAGTTCGCCTTGCTGTTCGAGAACGCGGTAGACGACGTCGACAGCACCAGCGCTCGTTGATCCCGACGACACCACGAGATCACACTCGCTTGCAGCCTTCCGGAGCACCCGTTCCATCTCCCCGTAGTCGTCACCAACGTGGGGATACCGTTCGACGGTACCACCGGCGGCTTCGACGCCAGCCGCGATCGTGTAGCTGTTGACGTCGTAGATCTGTCCGGCGGTGCTGTTCAGTTGCTCGCCCGGTGGAACGAGTTCGTCGCCAGTGGAGATGATACCCACGCAAGGCGCACCGACGACCGCCACCTCACTGACACCCAACGCCGAAAGAAGACCGA
The sequence above is drawn from the Halocatena salina genome and encodes:
- a CDS encoding molybdopterin biosynthesis protein, whose product is MRKEFRNLASPESVHEAIESLDLTGDPERVPLRAARGRVLAERLDAPIDVPGFDRASVDGYAVWARDTFGATETDPVELDRIGTVHAGTEPDTEVESGACVAISTGAVLPAGADAVVMVERTDERDGRIEIRTSVAPGERVMAAGADIAAGERALGPGTRLTPREIGLLSALGVSEVAVVGAPCVGIISTGDELVPPGEQLNSTAGQIYDVNSYTIAAGVEAAGGTVERYPHVGDDYGEMERVLRKAASECDLVVSSGSTSAGAVDVVYRVLEQQGELLVHGVAVKPGKPMLVGELEDAAYVGLPGYPVSALTIFNTFLAPAIRRAAAQPTPRTTTVTGRMAQRERYREGRLRLLPVGLVESGSNETLAVDTTASSDTTCSIDIDGETLVYPVDKGSGATTSLVEADGVVKMHPDTHEIATGERVEVSLFSPAVRPPSVFGVGEDDPAFSELLDRVDRPRYLGMGSRAGCRRLRNGVVDVALVTSGTVSTTLTTDTAAELEDSLTTALGFETTVLGGWTREWGLIVPADNPEDVTGLADLVDLDLRFVNRTTDSGLRATLTDAIDRLAAERSESPQACIDSIDGFEFAVRAHESPIRSVLDGTADAGLGLRSTANRLDVEFVPVGTERVFVLANPDRTDKDGVIALDTALSAAGVGIDADSTPASAVTDVDSFTGRPGYDRL
- a CDS encoding HAD family hydrolase codes for the protein MRSRTVFGVPMDSTLESYDFWVFDLDGTLVDVEPSYTREVIMAVGDRLGHEFSEWETTALWYGFGDHRNTLLAEKGIDPARFWSVFHDVEDAEARAAATFLYDDAERLLSTLDCPIGVVTHCQRYLTDPVLDQLHIRDWFDAVFCCTDDTGWKPDPTPVYETLARMGIRNDGDIARGVLAGDSPQDIGAAWNVGLDGIHVERHGHDRRGICVLGDQRVAQLDEIITPSRSPATD